Below is a genomic region from Ascaphus truei isolate aAscTru1 chromosome 5, aAscTru1.hap1, whole genome shotgun sequence.
TGTTACACGAATGCCAACGTTACGGTCCCatagggagaccttcctcagggccgcaCGGGAGCGAGCACCCGGGACAAAGCGGGGGAGCGGACAGCCggccgggggagcggccacaacaatttcagacacgctgcctcccgcctcagatccgcgTGGGAGcgggcggacgggtgagggagccggccgaacgggtgagggagcgggcgaacgggtgagggagcgggcgGACGCATGCACGCGCCCCCTTCTGCAGACGTCCACAACAGACGGAAggtttccggggggggggggggcggacgaccggcagacagtgggggaaggacgagcaagcggccacatgatacattgtcatttaactcacccccccctcatctccccccttcatctccccccttcacctccacacccccttcacctcccctctcccccctccccgtctccccccctcccctccttcaccccctctcccccctcctctccttcactcctcccctccttcccccctcccctccttcacctcacctcccctccctcccctccacctccccttacccccccccttccctcaccccccctccacctcccgtcacccccctccacctcccgtcacccctccccctcccgtcacccccccccccctccacctcccgcatGACAAAAAGCAGAAGCGGATGGTGTTCCCAAAATGTTACATTAACTCTGCTTTTTGTCATGAAGTAAATTTCAGCAATTATATTGCAAAGACTACAGTACTTGTGTGCCTCCCTCTTTCTAGTTTTTAGGTAATTTATTGTATATACCCTTATTTGGAGCAGTGGTTTAGTCAGCGCCAAGATTTTGCATATGTATATCAGTCCAGAAAATATGGCACTCACATATGTGTAGATGAAGGTGGAATATAGGGTGCCGACCGTGCAGGTGTCAGTAAGGCAGCACATCTGATAtgagaaaacaggacaggcactccaagatcCAAAGGTAAAATTCCTCAACGTTTCGACTCCCAATGGGTGCTCTTGATAAGGACTGAAATGTTGAGGAATACATTTACCTTTGGATGGTGGAGTGCCTGtcctatttcatatatatatatatatatatatatatatatatatatatatatatatgtatatgcacatAATTTCAATAGGTATCAGGTAACAATAATTGGTTGATCCAATATAGGGCAGCAACAGTAGATAGAAGTTTTAGACTGGTTTGCACTGCAGCTATTATTAATCAGTTTGATGCCACCTGAGCATTTGTTAGAGTCAGGGGAAGTAGAGCATTTGGGTTGGATTTCTGGGTAGAGGACACCTTATAGGTGCATACTGACATTCCCTCTTTCACATTCTGTGTTTAAATGTACTTTCCCTCGTCAATACAACTAATCAGCTTACATTTCAATGAAGAGTCTCAGTGTGTTAATATGGTAAAAGAGGAAATCCTTTTGCAGATATAAATCTATAAGGCAGATTTATGCGGTGCAGCTCGTGCCTTTTGGTTTACCCTTTTCTTGTTTCTTCACAGATCTTTCTAGAAGTATCAGTCTCACAGAGAAAGAGCTGAAGGAAGCAAAGTCTGGTGGGGATGAAGATGCTACCCAGCTAAGCACCATCCAGAGTGGTTGCTCCAGAGGAGCGCTGCTCTTTAATCGGCGCCGTCAGAAACTGAAAACCCTTGAGCAACAGAATATTACAAGACTTATTGAGGCGCCGGGTATTCAAGAGACACGGGGTATCCAAACCCAACATGGTGTGACGCCTGCTAAGGCTGAGGCAGTTGACCTTCAAGTTGGCTCTGGACACTCAGCAACTGTAAGCAACATGGAAGAAACCTCACCGGAGGCTGGGCATGCTGGAGAAGTAGAAAACATGTGGAGAGATGAGCTCAGAGGAGAGGAGTTCCCACCAATAGATAAACGAGCACCTTCACTAAGTGCTTCAGATGAAGACAATCAAGTCCCTCTAAGCTTGTATCTGAAGGAAAACATGGTGGTGTCACCCACTAATGGTTTGGTTAACCAGACCTGTCATGAGACTGAACCCACTGTCAAAAAAGAACAGAATGGGGTGCAGAACAAACAGTACTGTGAAGTGCATCTCACCCTGGCCAAACCTGTATCTGTGGCTAACAGAACAGCTAAACCCTTTGGAGCTCAGTCATCTGCTAAAAGGAACCTGTCTTCAGATAAGAGTCCTGTCATAGACCTCCCTCCACCGCCCACTTATGCTGAAACCTTATCAAGCCCCCCTCCAGTCTCTCGTATTCGATCCCCACCTGCTTATTCTGCTCTTTATCCTACAGAGACTAACACTGTACTGCAAGTAGCCAGCCATGGAGAAGCCATGTTGACATCAAAGCCAAAGTCGGGTATATTAGAGGGACTTGGGTCACGTCGCGGACCGAAGAAATCCATGTTCACATTCATCGAGAAGCCAAAGATGACACCAAATCCGGATCTGCTGTCCATGGTACAAACTGCAGATGAGAGAAGGAAGCAAAAAGAGCAGGGGGAGGTACCTATTGAGGAGGAGCCCTTCGATCTTGGAGCAGAAGCCTCCAATTTTCAAAACAATAAGGTAACCAGAGCAGGAGACAATGCACAGCCCACTGATATTGCGCCTGAGTGGTCTACCTGCTTGAAATCTCCAGGTGCCAGAACAAAGCCACCTCTTGTGCCAATACAAACTCTAACAGAGGCTAAAGGGAAAGGGGCGGAGCTGTTTGCCAGGAGGCAATCCAGGATGGAAAGGTTTGTTGTTGAGTCCCCATCACATCATGACTCTGCTAGGTCACCTTCCCCTACTATGTCACTGCCCCCATCTTGGAAGTATGTCTCAAGTGCTCAAGTATCTCCCATGGCTTTCGGTCGACCAGTTAAAGGCATCCAAAGATCACCTAAGCCTCCCTCAGCCTCTCCACTGGCCAATACTGCCTCAGAGAGTGAGAAGTCACAAAAAGAGCTGGAAATTTCGAAACGGCAGCCATACCAACTTCAGTCTTCTCTGTTCATCCTCTCTCCAACCAAAGACCCTATGAGTTCTCTTCCCAGGGCAGCACCTCCACCCAAACCCATGGTGCTTGAGTCTCATCGCTTTACAAGACAATCATCATGCCCACCCTCCTCTATGGTACCCTCTCCCACTATGCAGTCTCCGGTTCATTTCCATTCACTCCGATCCCCTTCTGCTACTTTAAATCCATCCCCTGCCAATGACATGCCCACCAGCTTTGGGAGACGAACACCAACCAGCCAGGTACCTCCAGCATCACCAGTTCCTTTCTCAAATGCCGGGGTGGCATCTCCACGAACCAAAGCTGTGGTACAAGCTCCACGCCCATCATTCTCTGCCAGGAGCGCCGGCCTGGAGACACAGGTGTGGAAGCCTTCTCCATATTACAAGTAACAGTGTTGAGAATCCAGTTGCAGTTATCCTAAAGTGCCAAGTATCATCAACAAGTGGTGGTATTGGTTAGATGGGAACAGAGCCTGTAAACAACTCCAAATTATGCTGAATGATCAGATCCAACTGATAGCTCACTGTGCTGTGAACTAGAGTGGTCCCATACACTTATTTAGGTTATTATTGTAGCCTTTTATACTGTGGAACACGTAACTGAACAACCACATGCATAGAGTTTCTATCAGCGTAGCATGCAAGGGAAAACAGAACAGTTCAGAGTAGAGATACCAAATCTGTACTTGGACAAGCATTTCTTCAAATCCAAGAGACACTGCTTCTCACTTCTGCTCTTCGTCTGAAGCCTTGACGTTTCCCTGCTGTCTCCTGTCTTCTTCACCTCTCAAATTTTCTCCTCACTTTGCTGGACACTTCTCATTGGCCCTGACTCTTGCTTTGCCTCTTCTGTTGACTGTGACAATAAGTGGGCTGGGTTACTTCAAAAGGAGCTCTCGGGATGTTTGGGCTTTTCTTGCATATAtactttggtctcttcttctgtgTCATTATCTTCTTTCCTGAAGCttgcaaataaatgcacaaatCTCCTAGAATTTCAAGTCGCACTCTACACATCTCACTTACTGTATCTAAATCAACAAGGGACATAATAGTTTAAATAACTCAATGTGTCAATCTATAAAAAGCTGGTCACACCATGATAAGAAATACCCCAGTAGTTATTCACATGCGTCAGTCACACTGCCTCTCACAGTCTATACCAGTAACCTAATTATACAGTGTGAAAGCACTACAGTCATAAAAGATTCAAGGGCTT
It encodes:
- the SYNPO gene encoding synaptopodin isoform X2, with product MMLQASLPSHSTLGSRKEASGRSCGFLVSEQKAEEVQRSWIPRRTSEIKDQSLGLKVEDGTMIESPQENECKPIRKFKTAHWGESEEPLKPSNDLLSVKQDRQISIAKDTRSSDEITVGPMQSSLELAPVPGKAVEADHNLDWKPLPSTRLESNHHQPRKSYLSRSISLTEKELKEAKSGGDEDATQLSTIQSGCSRGALLFNRRRQKLKTLEQQNITRLIEAPGIQETRGIQTQHGVTPAKAEAVDLQVGSGHSATVSNMEETSPEAGHAGEVENMWRDELRGEEFPPIDKRAPSLSASDEDNQVPLSLYLKENMVVSPTNGLVNQTCHETEPTVKKEQNGVQNKQYCEVHLTLAKPVSVANRTAKPFGAQSSAKRNLSSDKSPVIDLPPPPTYAETLSSPPPVSRIRSPPAYSALYPTETNTVLQVASHGEAMLTSKPKSGILEGLGSRRGPKKSMFTFIEKPKMTPNPDLLSMVQTADERRKQKEQGEVPIEEEPFDLGAEASNFQNNKVTRAGDNAQPTDIAPEWSTCLKSPGARTKPPLVPIQTLTEAKGKGAELFARRQSRMERFVVESPSHHDSARSPSPTMSLPPSWKYVSSAQVSPMAFGRPVKGIQRSPKPPSASPLANTASESEKSQKELEISKRQPYQLQSSLFILSPTKDPMSSLPRAAPPPKPMVLESHRFTRQSSCPPSSMVPSPTMQSPVHFHSLRSPSATLNPSPANDMPTSFGRRTPTSQVPPASPVPFSNAGVASPRTKAVVQAPRPSFSARSAGLETQVWKPSPYYK
- the SYNPO gene encoding synaptopodin isoform X1, translating into MMLQASLPSHSTLGSRKEASGRSCGFLVSEQKAEEVQRSWIPRRTSEIKDQSLGLKVEDGTMIESPQENECKPIRKFKTAHWGESEEPLKPSNDLLSVKQDRQISIAKDTRSSDEITVGPMQSSLELAPVPGKAVEADHNLDWKPLPSTRLESNHHQPRKSYLSRSISLTEKELKEAKSGGDEDATQLSTIQSGCSRGALLFNRRRQKLKTLEQQNITRLIEAPGIQETRGIQTQHGVTPAKAEAVDLQVGSGHSATVSNMEETSPEAGHAGEVENMWRDELRGEEFPPIDKRAPSLSASDEDNQVPLSLYLKENMVVSPTNGLVNQTCHETEPTVKKEQNGVQNKQYCEVHLTLAKPVSVANRTAKPFGAQSSAKRNLSSDKSPVIDLPPPPTYAETLSSPPPVSRIRSPPAYSALYPTETNTVLQVASHGEAMLTSKPKSGILEGLGSRRGPKKSMFTFIEKPKMTPNPDLLSMVQTADERRKQKEQGEVPIEEEPFDLGAEASNFQNNKVTRAGDNAQPTDIAPEWSTCLKSPGARTKPPLVPIQTLTEAKGKGAELFARRQSRMERFVVESPSHHDSARSPSPTMSLPPSWKYVSSAQVSPMAFGRPVKGIQRSPKPPSASPLANTASESEKSQKELEISKRQPYQLQSSLFILSPTKDPMSSLPRAAPPPKPMVLESHRFTRQSSCPPSSMVPSPTMQSPVHFHSLRSPSATLNPSPANDMPTSFGRRTPTSQVPPASPVPFSNAGVASPRTKAVVQAPRPSFSARSAGLETQRIKEVTPAFLTQRALQHRGSLDGWGSSSLPYFPGYPEGSGMTSPPPPARPMSPTWSDRSSSPFRVESEPRVGKQMKALIARNIINAARRKSGSPLTSPQSPFPSGGPWSPRMGNGTSLPETPNARRSPTGSDISLESEDSGAKSPGFRSYSLSPRGWYGSMSLKRGSLPTNPSYT